Within Bacteroidota bacterium, the genomic segment AATATTTCCACGTTAGAAAAAAGTTATAGAATGAAACTGCAATTTTATTAAAGATTTTAGTCTAAAACAAATGTTGTGGGGATAAGTCATCATTTTTTGTTTATAAATAGTATTATCTTTGCAGCCCAAATTTATAGTAAGTGAAATTTACCTTAATAAATACAGACAAACAAACCAGGGCGCGTGCAGGCCAGATAGTGACAGACCATGGAATTATCCAGACTCCTATTTTTATGCCGGTAGGGACAGCCGGAAGTGTTAAAGGGGTTCATCAGCGGGAACTTGGGAACGATGTAAAAGCTCAAATAATACTCGGGAATACCTATCATTTGTACCTGAGGCCGGGAATTGACATATTGGAACAAGCAGGTGGACTTCACAAATTTATGGGATGGGATAAGCCTATACTGACCGACAGCGGGGGATTTCAAATATTTTCCCTGGCCGATAACCGTAAACTCAGTAAGGATGGTGCCGTTTTCCATTCGCATATAGACGGTTCAAAACATATTTTTACTCCTGAAAGGGCGATAGATATTCAAAGGTCAATAGGAGGAGATATCATCATGGCTTTTGATGAATGTACGCCTTATCCCTGCGAGTACAAGGCTGCGAAAAAATCGGTAGAACTGACACACCACTGGCTGGAAAGGTGTTTCAAACAATTTAATGCCACCGCTCCCAAGTATGGCCATGAACAATTCCTGTTTCCTATTGTACAGGGAAGTATTTATAAAGATTTACGGCAACATTCAGCCGAATTTGTTGCTTCTCAAAATGGAAGCGGCAATGCAATTGGAGGATTATCGGTAGGCGAACCGGTGGAAAAAATGTATGAGATGATCGAACTGGTCAATCAAATCCTGCCTGCCGACAAACCCAGATATTTGATGGGCGTCGGTACTCCGGTAAACATTCTGGAAGGGATAGCCCGGGGAATTGATATGTTCGACTGCGTCATGCCTACCCGAAATGGACGTAACGGCATGCTTTTTACCAGCGAAGGAATCATCAATATAAAAAACCTCAAATGGAGAGATGATTTTTCACCCATCGACAACAACGGCACAACTTTTGTCGATACACAATATTCAAAAGCTTACCTGCGCCACCTAATTATTTCCAAGGAAATGCTTGGCGCCCAGATTGCTACCATACATAATCTGGGATTTTACTTGTGGCTGGTGGGACAAGCCAGAGAAAAAATTATTAACGGAGAATTCAGTGCGTGGAAAGAAAAAATGGTCAAAATTCTTTCTTCCAGGTTGTAATAATTAATAATCAGGATGTTTCGTTTTAATTTTCATGAAAAACGATAAAATATTCTGATTCTGAAAAATAATTTTCTTAATTTGAACTTTATTTAATAATAATGAGGATGTTCGGGTTAAAACTTATAGACAGGTACATTATAAAAAAGTTTTTGGGGACTTTTATTTTTGCAATACTCATCATCATTAGCATT encodes:
- the tgt gene encoding tRNA guanosine(34) transglycosylase Tgt, translated to MKFTLINTDKQTRARAGQIVTDHGIIQTPIFMPVGTAGSVKGVHQRELGNDVKAQIILGNTYHLYLRPGIDILEQAGGLHKFMGWDKPILTDSGGFQIFSLADNRKLSKDGAVFHSHIDGSKHIFTPERAIDIQRSIGGDIIMAFDECTPYPCEYKAAKKSVELTHHWLERCFKQFNATAPKYGHEQFLFPIVQGSIYKDLRQHSAEFVASQNGSGNAIGGLSVGEPVEKMYEMIELVNQILPADKPRYLMGVGTPVNILEGIARGIDMFDCVMPTRNGRNGMLFTSEGIINIKNLKWRDDFSPIDNNGTTFVDTQYSKAYLRHLIISKEMLGAQIATIHNLGFYLWLVGQAREKIINGEFSAWKEKMVKILSSRL